The sequence AATGTAGAATATCCACTTGGTCCTTGTTCACCAAACTCAGATCCGACTTGGCTACTGTTAACTCGCGGGCAATCTGTTCGTTGTGCACTTCTAGCTCAGTCAAGCGTCGTTTagcctcgtccagctccTCGACCAACTGATTCAGTCGTAATCGCAATGCATACGCCGCCTCGGTGCCATCACCGAGGTCCGACTTGCCACTGCGGATGGCTTCGAGCTGGTTCTGCAGCACCATCTTGTCGCGATGCTCTCGCAAATAGTCGGCTTCGTATCGCGCCTTCATGCGCTGTGCGTCTTCGAGCAGGTTCTCGAGAACGATCAGGCGCGATTGATCTGCCTTGTTGGTCTTGgccgcttccagctcacGCGAGAGTTTGCGCAGCCTGATCTTGAGATCAGTCATGGTAGTTCCGCTAAGCGCTTCTTCAAGTTCGTCGGAGCGGTCAAAAgtgtcgtcatcgtcgtcaagctcgtcgtcatcgtctgcaCTGGCTCTGCTGGCATCTGCTGCAACGAGACCATCGACTCCGTTGGCAGAGACATTCGAGTTGCGACTGacgatctgcttgcgcttggtgaGCGCTGTTTcaccgccaagctcgagctctttgaTGCGCTCCTGATAGAGTTCCATTTCTTCCTTGGCGGAAGCACGCTGGTCTTCGGAAGCCTTGAGCCTCGAGAGAATCTGTTCCTGCTCGTACTTGGATGTGGCGAGATCACGTTGCAGGTTGGAAGATTTGGACTCGAGATCTGCTATCTGCGACTTGTACGAATCCATGAGCGGCTTAAAAGCGGATACGCGCTTGTATTCGTCTTCCAACTTGGCAttgcgatcgacgagctcggcattCTGGTCTTCCAGCGTCTTGAGCTGACGTCGAATGTCAGTACcctcttcgagcttctttTTGTACTTTTCAATGACGTTTTCTGCCTTTTGAAGTCGATCCGCCGCATGTCGGTGTTCTTCGAGCTgatccttgagcttgatAGCCTCGTCAGCGCTTTTTTGGAGTTCCTCGATCTTGCGTTTGGATTCTTCGGCAGACTGGAGCAGTTTCTCATTGTCGGTCTCCAGCTCGGCTAGAGCATCTTCGCTGCGCCGTAGATCGAttttgagcttgtcgatcttCTGTCGCATAAGCACATCCGCTTGTTGGTTGCGTGATTCTTCAACGCGCTTCTTGTGCTCTTCGTGCGTGACGGTGAGTTCGTCTTTCTCGGTCTGCAGATCCTGGAACTGGTTTTGCAGCTCACGGTGGGCTTCGAGGAGAAGCAGGTACGACTTATCAACATGGTCCTTTTGGGCTTGCATCGCTTCAAGCTCGGTAGCCAGCTGAGCCGCCGACTTGCCCTGATGCTTGGCTGCAATGTCGTCAGCTTGGCCATTGATGACGGAAGAAGCGATCGAATCGTCCGGGTTGGATGCTacaagctgctcttcctGACCCTGGCTAATAAACGACATGACACGCTCTATAGACATCATGAGCTGATGTTGATGTTTCTGATCGAGCGTTTGAATGGCGGCGATGTGTGTCTCATTTTTTTCGCTACGGACGGCGATGCCAATAGCCAAAAGGCAGAGTAGAGCGAGTTGTTCCGCGTCGGCAGAGCGTGCGATCGCATTGAGATCGGGTGACGGGAGTGCGGTCGAGGCGGCTTGTAGACTCTGAGAATAGTACTGCATCATGAGCTTATACAGACGCTTGAGCGTGCCGATGGTGAGAACCCAGTTGTCCTTTGTGTCTCCGGCATGCGGGTTGCGAAAGAGGTCGGGATCAATGTCGGAGAGGATGTGAAAGAGGGCGACACCATCCGAGAGGTCGGAAGGTTTCCTGATTGCTTTATTGGCATCCGGGATATCAGCCAAAACTGCTTGTGCCCACGCCAGGTAagcgtcgatctcggcatctGGCGACGACAAGGGTGGGGTCGAAACGGGGGAGCCTTGCTGCACCGCCTCCGTGGATGCTGTTGGGTCATGCGTGTCCGACATGGTGGCAACACGGGGACTGTCGGCCTCGATGGTCAGGTCGATGCGTAACAGCCTAGCGCATCGCCTTGGAGTCAGGTTCGAGCCAAGATGCTATAGCGTGATGAGTGACTGGTGGGTGAAAGAGGGCGAGGATGACAAGGCTGTCACTAAGTCGAGGTGTGCCTTTGATCAAGCCAAGTAGAGGTGGCCGTGACCTGCGTGATGGCTAACGTGTCACTCAAGACTCTGACTGTGGAGCACGGGGCACGGGGCACGGGGCACGTAGGAATGCAACTTACGACTcgtgttggtctcgaaATCCTTAACTtaccattcgtgaatcactcacgactcgcacgCCACGTCCATCTTTGCTCTGTGCTCACAGTCGCGGTCTGCTGTGTCTTTTTTCTTGTTTGGTCCATCACGTGAAAAAAGCAAAGCGCACACACTCTGTcacacaatcgtgaatgaagaaccgtgaagcgtgaatcgtgaattgtggATGAGCGTGCAGACaggcagctgctcaactgAGTCATGAGTGCACATcccacagtcacgagtaaaGTGTCGATTCCCGAGTTCCATCTCCCATTCCTTCTCACTTGTCTCGCATTCACGGTTCCACCTTCTAGCCACACCTTCTAACCACATAACCAGGGCCATCCAGCCTGGTCTGACTCAACGCACGCTTGCACAATCTACCTCGCATTTCTGACCATTATCAGTGCACCTCTCTGGCTTCCTACTCACTCCTTGCAACCACCCACAGGGGCACTTGTCGTCGGCTCTGTCGCGAAGCTGGTTGCAAGCGAGGCACATCTGCTCGCTACCAACGGCCATCACCAACACGTCCGCTAGAACTGGCCTCACCCGAGCTCATATACGCATTGCTGATATAGGCAAGCCCACAACACTTCTACATTCGCCCTCGCCCGTTTGCTGTCGCGAGGTATCGGTGCCAACATGACCATCATGGACAGCGACGACATGCAGAGACTATGGTCTCTCGTAGAGGACCTCACCAATCAGCTACAAGCAAATCGACAACTCTGTGAGTCATTGCAACAGCAGGCGGATCAATTGCGAGGTCAGGCCATCCATTCCGGAACAGGTTTCGCGCTACGCAGGTTCAACATTGACCTCTCGAAAGAAAAGTTTGagtccgagctcgaagcgctcaaTGTTCATCTCGTCAAAGAAAATCTCGCTCTTTCTCACGAGAACAAGCAACAAGCCGTGCTGCTCCGCGAATACGAAAACACGCTCGAGACCGTCATGGCCAAGTTCCGAAGCTTCTCGCATTCCACCCAGCAGCACACTTTGCAACTCACACAACACTACGAATCCCTCCTTGCACAGACCACTCACAACGCAGCAGAACAGACGCTAGCTGCAGAGACGGCCTTCAGCGGCACCTTGTCGcatctcggcgagctgGTAAGGAGGGCAATGCAGTCGCTAGATGGCGAGGTCAGCGATGATTCGGATCAGgaccaagagcaagacggcgcaccaccacgcaAGACAAAGCGCGGCTGGGTGCAAGATCCCAAGTGGTACGGATCGGGCGGGTATACTGGCAAAGCCACTGACCCTATCGCGCTCCGTGCCGATGAAGCTCTCGAAAGCTGCACGGAGGAGGAGCGCTTAAGAATAGAGAACGAAACGCTTCGCGAACTTCTCGGTCTTAAGGCGAAGAGTGACGCCTTGATCTCTTCAGACACCAGTCGCATTGTTGCCGAtccgctcgactcgactgACGCTTTTGCCCCCCAACCCAAACCCATGTCGCCAGTAGAGCGACATGCGTCCCTCaccgtcgacgaagccgcCATCGCAGCAGAGGCGAGTGGGCAACCACCGCTGAAAACTCTTCAaatctcgtcgacaacACGGCCAGGTAAagagacgctcgagaccaagcCACTGTCACCTGCTCGCGTATCACCCAGGATCGTTCCAGCACTGGATCGCAAAGACCAGATTATCGAGGAAGCCATCCTCGCAGAAGACGAGTCCGAATCCGACCGTGAACGTGGACGAAGAGCAACCGAGGCCGGTCCGTCCTTGGGCGCTGAGATTGCCACCTTTCGCAATGAaacctcgacctcttccgccGTCGACTCTCTGCCGCTGGTGTTCGCTTCCGATGATACTGAGAGTGCACcgtcgtcgatccaagAGCTGCGTGCTGCTACAATGCAATCAGGTCAAGCATCTCCACTTCACGCATCGGTGTCCGATCAGCCTGGAATTCATGCTTCCGCAGTGACGGATGCCGACGAGATCACCCCAATCGAAGAGCTGGCTCTGCCAACGTCGGCTGAACCGGCAACGGGGGCTGAGCCAAACATGCTCGCTGAAGCAGCGCCTCCTGCGCTTATCTCGACGGGCATCGAACAAGCCGATGCATTGGCGTCCAAGACGACCGTCACCTCGTCATCGGGTATCGACGTTGCAGAAACAAGCGCACCAGCAGATCCGACGACCATTTCCTCTCCCACCCTCAGCAGTTCAGAATCGACCTCGTCAGAAGCATCGGCGGCTTCTTCCGACGACACCAGTATTTCTTTGAACTCTGCTGCACCAGTCAAGGCTGACACCAAGCCTACACATGTCCCGATGTCGACTATCGGAACCGCACCACCAGCGGACACTCTCGACGCGGATTTCAAACCGATCTCGAAAGCTTCGACTGACGACGAGCCAAGCGAGACCGTCGTACCTGCTGAAGCTGCTAAGGAGGACAATGTAAGTGCCCTTCCTCCTGCAGATGACGCACAGCGCTCAGCCGAGACATCTAGCCACGAAGCTGTAACCAGCACAACAGACAAGGACCACGCGCCAGACACGGCAGAAGCTGCTCCCACGAGCAAGAATGCAAAGGCGGCGACGGCCAAAGACGCACCTAGCACACCGAACCAGATCAACAACCAGGGCAAGAAAGACGGGGCCGCGTCTCCAAGCAAGAAAGGCGGCAGAGGTCATCGAGGCAAAGGAAACCGACACAGCAAGTCCAACTCGAACGCCGCAAACAAGAAcgcttcgtgatttgttCCCGCTGTCAACAGCTTGCTGGATTTGCGAATGCGATTTATCTACATTGAGCATCTTGCCGCTTTCTGTGGTTGTGTGTGCAGACATGTATGAAAGAGGCGATGAAGGCGTGAGGTGGATAGAGTGAGACGTGGTTGGTAGAGTGACGAGCTCGGATCACTGACAACTTAGTGCAAAACGGTGAGAGGCTGCCATGTGGCGGAAGTGGGATGGGAATTTTGGTGTGTATTGCGCACGAGCCGATttgaattcgtgattgctgaACAATCAAGAAttgtgactcacgacttcgATCTTGCGCGCTGTCTCGTATCTCGACCTCGCTGATCGTATCGCTGCATCGTCGGGCCTCTTTGGGGACAGCTCGACACTTTCAAGTCTTGCGCACAGTCAGGGCTACGTCTGAACACGACAACGCTACCAAGCCAAAGAATGGCGACAACACCACGTGTATCGGAGCGGTATTCGGTGCAGACCAATGCGAGTTCCAattcggcttcggcttcgactTCGTCGCACGTCTACAGTCACACGCTCGCTATGGTGGACGCGGGGTCTGGCGCATCGTACTCGTTCGCTAGCGCAAGTAGTGGCGCAGATGGAATGCCGCCTGCTTTTTCCTCGAGGCGTACTTCGGCCAGCGTTCTCTCGAGCGCCGCCAGTTCGGCACATCAAACAGCACTCATGTCCACACCTTGCAGCACCAGAAATACGTTGCCAGCTTCGGTACAGCGACAgatgtcgtcgagctcaagtACAGCACCCAGCATAACAGGCAGGATCGCTTCGTTGGCCTCAACCTCAACACCTCTGGATGAGCCAAATTCATCGTACAATTCGTCCGTTCATCCTAACCGCTCGTCGGTGGTTCCGGATATCGTCGAACGACCACGCGACAAGACGCGCCAAGCCGAAGTTGGCATGTCGTCGCTCAGCTTTCTATTCGGCGAGATAGTGAGCTACACGCAGAACAGGGTGACTGGCGTgagcgagctcgaaaagcggttgagcttgatcggGTATACGATCGGACAGAGGGTGTTGGCGATCACGCTGCACAGACAGGAAATGACGAGCAACGCCAAGAACCCCAAGAGAGAAACGCGCTTGCTGCCCGTATTGCTCTGGATCCACACGGCGTTTTGGAAAGCAGCGTTTGGCAAACCGGCCGACAGCCTAGAAAGGAGCACCGAACAGGGCAGAGCCGATGAGTATATGATCTCGACCAACGTCCCCTGCTTCAGTAGGACCATCTGTGTGCCCAACGACATGTCGCAGCTCTCGGTTGAGGCGATCACCGCCGGcatggtggaagcggcgTTGGATGGGCTCGGCTTCCCAGCCAGAGTCACCGCTCACACTGTTCCAACGCCGCAGTTTCCAAATAGAACCACGATcttgatcaagctcgacaaggctgTCATGGATAGAGAGGACGCTCTGGCTGCTGTATAGCCGCGCTATTCATCTCGATTAGCAATCGGGAATGTTCAGCCTTTCAGCCCGCATCAGCAccgagaatcgtgaatggcgcATTGTAATCCGACGTGCACGCATACCGCAAGCATGGTCCGTGATCGTGTCTCGTGTATCACACGCGCGCTTGGCTAGCACATGCTAGCACTGAGTTTCAACATGTTTCGCTGTGTTTTCCTGGCATATCTATGGTGTTTTTTGTGGGGCAACGTACCATTTGGCCTGAACGAACCGTCTCTGCATGTTGACCTCGCTCCTCCGATTCACGGCTGTCCTCCTCAACGTTTGCACTTCACCTTGGAGTCCCACTTGGTTGGCCAGACTTtccagctgctgttgtgTGAAAAAGTAGTTAAACGTATTATCGCCCCTTCGGTACCAATGGTGTTCCGTCGAGAGCAGACTTGGTTCGGCCCAAGCAGCGTCCTTTTTGGTATGGTAGCGCACCTGCGAGAGGTCGCCATAGGCGTAGTCTCTGAACAGGATGTGACCTCCATGTGGGAGAAGCAGAGATCGGAGCTTGGAGAGGACCGACGCGTGAAATGAAGGAGGTATGGCGGATAACACAAAGATCAAGCTGATCGTTGTTGGCGCTGACCATGACGAGTAAGGTGGCTTGCAAAGCAACGAAGATAGAGGTGGGTCGCAAGAGGTGAGGTCAAAGACGAAAGCGTTGACTCTGGCAGGATCGTACAGCGGATGACATCGAACCATGTCAACTGCACGTTCTGAGAAATCGCAACAGTGAACCTTCAATCGTGGATTCGCCGCCAACAGAGGATACAGCATGTTTCCCACTCCACAGCCTACTTCCAATAGCACActctcgcttgctcgctccGACTCGGCAAGGTCCTCTGAAACCATCCTTGTTTCTTCCTCTCTGTCATCGTCCGATTGAGCCTTTGTACCCTCGAACTCAGACGCACTAGCCGCAGACCCCGACGAAAGCTCGCTTCCaaattcgcgattcgtcCAATGACGATCTTTGAAAAACTTGTCGTGGTGCTTCTTGTAGAACTTGTCCCAATTCTTCGCCGCTTCTTTCGAGTGTTTGGTCACGCTAAAGTCGGTCGCTGAGCGACGATTTTGCGAGATGAGTTCCGAGATCGATGTTTCAACGTCTGGCTGGACGGGGAGCGACACGTGcggtgctggcgctggttctgctgctgacgatggcgttggATTTGTCATTGTTTGTGTTGGCTCAAGTTCGAGGTATGGACTGAAGTTGAGGGGATGATGTTAAGGGAGGATTAGAGGAAGGGATGGATCGGTAAGAAGAATTCGCCGGCTAAAATCAAATTTTTAGTGCTGAAAAAGCGGACCGTGGACGGAATcatcgcgaatcgcgaatcacgaattgcacGATTGGCTTGAATCAAGGGTCTGGAGTGTGGAGAACAACATAATCACAGAACAAGCTCATCATCCGCCCGTGCCTTGCAGACTCGTACTGATCCTGCTTGCCCTTTCTAAGGAGAGTGCAGTTGGGTTAGTTTACAGAGGAGCCGGCTATCTGGTATAATGAGCAGATGATCTGTCGGGATCAATTGGAACATCGCTGATAGCAGAGAGATCACACTGCCTTGTTGGCAACAAAggcgcagcttggcagtAGACTGTCCGAATGAGCCGCGAGATACACGATCACGGATATGTACAGGTCGCGATGCCGATTGTATGATATGCAACTGCGAACGATTACGCTAACAAAGACTCGACGACGTAGCCTACCGTTTGGCACCCAACGTATGCGCCAGCCAATCCAAGCCCTCGGTCAGCCCTTTCCCCGTCAACGCCGAACAACCAAAGATCTGCCACGTTCTCTCCCTGAACGCCGTCAATGCCAAGCTCTCGGAGATCTCGGCTGGCGTCATTGCACCCTTGATATCCTGCTTGTTCGCCCACACCAGTATGGGCGCCTTGGCGACCTGTTCGTCTtgtgcgatgcgatgcagCTCCTGTCTCGCCAATGTGACGCGCTCACGGTCGTTGCTGTCCAGAACAAAGATCACAGCGTCCGTCGAAGCGAGGTACGATGTCCAGGATGTTCGAAGTGATGTTTGTCCGCCGACGTCCCACAGCATGAACTTGAGGTTTTTGTATTCAAATTGCTCTGTTTGCAAAGAAACACAAAGGTCAGGGACCATGATTCAGAGGAAGACGTATGTGAGAAATAAGAGACAGCGACGTACCTGTATTGGATCCGACCGTCGGGGCGGTAGAGACGACCGAACCTAGCGTCATCTTGTACATGAGAGTAGTTTTGCCGGCATTGTCAAGTCTGTGGTCGAAAGCGAGATAGGAAGAGCATTCCAATCAGAGTCAGGAGTGTCGGCGATTCGAGTTAAACGTCAACTATTATACGACGATTCTTACCCTAGAATGCAGAtcttgagctccttggAACCAAACAGCGAGGTCCACAACGAGCTAAACGCTACGCCCATAACTACGATGTGACTTGTTGAGACAGCCAGGAAGCTGCTCTTCGATTCGCTCCTGTCGTAGTTTCGCCGTGTATTCAGTGTCGGCCAGAGCTGGAGGGCGATGTTTGCTGCGTCTGGTGATGGATTGAGAGCAAGATAGG comes from Mycosarcoma maydis chromosome 18, whole genome shotgun sequence and encodes:
- a CDS encoding uncharacterized protein (related to ABP140 - actin binding protein and AdoMet-dependent tRNA methyltransferase); its protein translation is MTNPTPSSAAEPAPAPHVSLPVQPDVETSISELISQNRRSATDFSVTKHSKEAAKNWDKFYKKHHDKFFKDRHWTNREFGSELSSGSAASASEFEGTKAQSDDDREEETRMVSEDLAESERASESVLLEVGCGVGNMLYPLLAANPRLKVHCCDFSERAVDMVRCHPLYDPARVNAFVFDLTSCDPPLSSLLCKPPYSSWSAPTTISLIFVLSAIPPSFHASVLSKLRSLLLPHGGHILFRDYAYGDLSQVRYHTKKDAAWAEPSLLSTEHHWYRRGDNTFNYFFTQQQLESLANQVGLQGEVQTLRRTAVNRRSEVNMQRRFVQAKWYVAPQKTP
- a CDS encoding putative ADP-ribosylation factor, which encodes MGVAFSSLWTSLFGSKELKICILGLDNAGKTTLMYKMTLGSVVSTAPTVGSNTEQFEYKNLKFMLWDVGGQTSLRTSWTSYLASTDAVIFVLDSNDRERVTLARQELHRIAQDEQVAKAPILVWANKQDIKGAMTPAEISESLALTAFRERTWQIFGCSALTGKGLTEGLDWLAHTLGAKR
- a CDS encoding TRAPP subunit TRS31 (related to TRS31 - TRAPP subunit of 31 kDa involved in targeting and fusion of ER to golgi transport vesicles), whose amino-acid sequence is MATTPRVSERYSVQTNASSNSASASTSSHVYSHTLAMVDAGSGASYSFASASSGADGMPPAFSSRRTSASVLSSAASSAHQTALMSTPCSTRNTLPASVQRQMSSSSSTAPSITGRIASLASTSTPLDEPNSSYNSSVHPNRSSVVPDIVERPRDKTRQAEVGMSSLSFLFGEIVSYTQNRVTGVSELEKRLSLIGYTIGQRVLAITLHRQEMTSNAKNPKRETRLLPVLLWIHTAFWKAAFGKPADSLERSTEQGRADEYMISTNVPCFSRTICVPNDMSQLSVEAITAGMVEAALDGLGFPARVTAHTVPTPQFPNRTTILIKLDKAVMDREDALAAV
- a CDS encoding uncharacterized protein (related to Hook protein): MSDTHDPTASTEAVQQGSPVSTPPLSSPDAEIDAYLAWAQAVLADIPDANKAIRKPSDLSDGVALFHILSDIDPDLFRNPHAGDTKDNWVLTIGTLKRLYKLMMQYYSQSLQAASTALPSPDLNAIARSADAEQLALLCLLAIGIAVRSEKNETHIAAIQTLDQKHQHQLMMSIERVMSFISQGQEEQLVASNPDDSIASSVINGQADDIAAKHQGKSAAQLATELEAMQAQKDHVDKSYLLLLEAHRELQNQFQDLQTEKDELTVTHEEHKKRVEESRNQQADVLMRQKIDKLKIDLRRSEDALAELETDNEKLLQSAEESKRKIEELQKSADEAIKLKDQLEEHRHAADRLQKAENVIEKYKKKLEEGTDIRRQLKTLEDQNAELVDRNAKLEDEYKRVSAFKPLMDSYKSQIADLESKSSNLQRDLATSKYEQEQILSRLKASEDQRASAKEEMELYQERIKELELGGETALTKRKQIVSRNSNVSANGVDGLVAADASRASADDDDELDDDDDTFDRSDELEEALSGTTMTDLKIRLRKLSRELEAAKTNKADQSRLIVLENLLEDAQRMKARYEADYLREHRDKMVLQNQLEAIRSGKSDLGDGTEAAYALRLRLNQLVEELDEAKRRLTELEVHNEQIARELTVAKSDLSLVNKDQVDILHSLRASMDADKDELEAHVKKLKAEVASVSEQNRMYMAQVNALLMEKVDLQAEGIGQRDEALKRERALGELQTRLKGKGLPKEVEEMVASLQNEALSSTRDLKALQERFAKAKTFIKQQDKMIKEKDRSLAAAAAAGGHLGGTARGVDGSGGRGEASNEALEQENRRLLDQARNLEREQRLMMSAFQELGRRYMVELESGRNPSGGGGGGSGVAGSAGTRMGSASFAAGGVRALSGLTGLNGPGRSWLANQRRTVNPTLQLASRR